In Urechidicola croceus, a single window of DNA contains:
- a CDS encoding circularly permuted type 2 ATP-grasp protein translates to METKTNTIIQNYFLDYSNYDELLTSKMTIKPDWEKLLSNILKVGSKKLASKQADIDWLLAENGVTYNVYNDPKGLNRPWNLNIVPFIIHQKEWDTVEKGIQQRSEVLNLLLKDIYGKRELLKNGIIPPEVIYAHRGFLRSCDQIQYKTSKQLLVHATDLARGPDGRMWVVNDRTQAPSGMGYALENRFSTSKITPELFNEINVKQPSNFFDDFNQLLQNVAPSNKENPTIVILTPGPHNETYFEHSYLSSFLGYPLVKGNDLVVRNGKLWLKSLKGLKQVDVVLRRVDDIFVDPLELRADSYLGVAGLMEVVRLQNVAIVNPIGSGILENPGLIPFMERICEYFLNEKLILPQIASWWCGQEKEKDYVLKNLPSFVVKRIDRLHRENIFFCEFLNKKELQNLKNEILANPNQFVAQEKIYFSTAPNFVKDKLEPRKIVCRTFSVAKNDGYSVMQGGLVRVAAEREELSVSNQRGGISKDFWVVSDKTQNNIQQYSWNKTISNHTTGINDVPSNTAENLFWSGRYLGRTIVVARYIRMVLNQMTQVQYNDRKSESESLKILFQSITTITSTFPGFIKDEEAMKNPLKELQSITLDENRIGSFGQSMSSFNNTYYSLRNLWSKDMWRVFYGIQKLWAEFKEIKEYTVPILTKFYDKIITRLIAFMALTEESILVKQGLLLYFIGLQLEQATLKIEKFRSLVVVNHNEELEYEILESLLNSQESLNIYRYSYKSYLSLENVVKLLILDKEYARSLTYQIYRLKKDIDQLPNNSSNQLTECQIQISRALKIIQNLNLQNLLEIDESSDMRLNLDNLLSQLSDLLHTTSLSISNTYFNHSQKQKQLVDQTISN, encoded by the coding sequence ATGGAAACGAAGACTAATACGATTATTCAAAATTATTTTTTGGATTATAGTAATTATGATGAATTACTAACTTCTAAAATGACTATCAAGCCTGATTGGGAAAAATTATTGAGTAATATATTGAAGGTTGGCAGTAAAAAATTAGCTTCTAAACAAGCTGATATAGATTGGCTTTTAGCCGAAAACGGTGTAACATATAATGTTTATAATGACCCTAAAGGTTTAAATCGTCCTTGGAATTTAAATATAGTTCCCTTTATCATTCATCAAAAAGAGTGGGATACTGTTGAAAAAGGTATTCAACAACGTTCAGAAGTATTAAACCTACTTTTAAAAGATATTTACGGAAAACGAGAATTACTTAAAAATGGAATTATTCCACCTGAGGTAATTTATGCTCATCGAGGCTTTTTAAGGTCTTGCGATCAAATTCAATACAAAACTTCAAAACAACTATTGGTTCATGCTACTGATTTAGCAAGAGGTCCAGATGGCCGTATGTGGGTGGTAAATGATCGTACTCAAGCACCTTCTGGAATGGGCTATGCTTTAGAAAATAGATTTTCAACTAGTAAAATTACACCTGAATTATTTAATGAAATTAATGTAAAACAGCCATCAAACTTCTTTGATGATTTTAACCAATTATTACAAAATGTAGCTCCTTCGAATAAAGAAAATCCAACAATTGTCATTTTAACTCCTGGACCACACAATGAAACCTATTTTGAACATTCATATTTATCCTCGTTTTTAGGATATCCACTTGTAAAAGGAAACGATTTAGTTGTTAGAAATGGAAAGTTATGGTTAAAATCTTTAAAGGGATTAAAACAAGTAGATGTAGTTTTAAGAAGAGTAGACGATATTTTTGTTGACCCTTTAGAACTTCGAGCAGATTCCTATTTAGGTGTTGCTGGTTTAATGGAAGTGGTTCGCCTTCAAAATGTTGCGATTGTAAACCCTATAGGAAGCGGAATTCTTGAAAATCCAGGGCTGATTCCTTTTATGGAGAGAATATGTGAGTATTTTTTAAATGAAAAACTAATCTTACCACAAATTGCTTCTTGGTGGTGTGGTCAGGAGAAAGAAAAAGACTATGTTTTAAAGAATTTACCTTCATTTGTTGTTAAAAGAATTGACCGTTTACATAGAGAAAATATTTTTTTCTGTGAGTTTTTAAATAAGAAAGAATTACAAAATTTAAAGAATGAAATTTTAGCAAATCCAAATCAGTTTGTTGCCCAAGAAAAAATATATTTTTCAACAGCCCCTAATTTTGTAAAAGATAAATTAGAACCACGTAAAATTGTTTGTCGTACTTTTTCGGTAGCCAAAAACGACGGTTATAGTGTTATGCAAGGAGGTTTGGTTAGGGTTGCAGCAGAAAGAGAAGAACTATCTGTTTCGAACCAACGTGGTGGAATAAGTAAAGATTTTTGGGTTGTAAGCGATAAAACTCAAAATAATATCCAACAATATTCTTGGAATAAAACTATTTCTAATCACACTACAGGAATTAATGATGTTCCTAGTAATACTGCCGAAAATTTATTTTGGTCAGGAAGGTATTTAGGACGTACAATTGTAGTTGCTAGATATATTAGGATGGTTTTAAATCAAATGACGCAGGTACAATACAATGATAGGAAATCTGAATCAGAAAGTTTAAAAATATTATTTCAATCTATAACAACTATTACTTCTACCTTTCCTGGTTTTATAAAGGATGAAGAAGCAATGAAAAATCCGTTAAAAGAATTACAATCTATTACTTTAGATGAAAATAGAATTGGCAGTTTTGGACAATCTATGTCTAGTTTTAATAACACCTATTATTCTTTAAGAAACCTATGGTCAAAAGATATGTGGCGCGTTTTTTATGGTATACAGAAGTTATGGGCTGAATTTAAAGAGATAAAAGAATATACGGTTCCTATACTTACTAAGTTTTATGATAAAATTATCACGAGGCTTATTGCTTTTATGGCACTAACTGAAGAAAGTATTTTGGTAAAACAAGGACTCCTACTCTATTTTATTGGATTGCAATTAGAACAAGCAACATTAAAAATTGAAAAATTCAGATCACTTGTAGTTGTAAATCATAATGAAGAATTAGAATATGAAATATTAGAATCTCTCTTAAATAGTCAGGAAAGTTTAAATATCTATAGATACAGTTACAAATCGTATTTAAGTTTAGAGAACGTCGTTAAATTACTTATTTTGGATAAAGAATATGCACGATCTTTGACATATCAAATATATAGATTAAAAAAAGATATTGACCAACTACCTAATAATAGTTCAAATCAATTGACCGAGTGTCAAATACAAATTTCAAGAGCTCTCAAAATAATACAAAACTTAAACTTGCAAAACTTATTAGAAATTGATGAAAGTTCCGATATGCGATTAAATCTAGATAACTTATTGTCTCAATTAAGTGATTTGTTACATACCACGTCATTATCTATTTCAAATACTTATTTTAATCATTCTCAAAAACAAAAACAATTGGTTGATCAAACAATTTCAAATTAA
- a CDS encoding transglutaminase family protein — protein sequence MIFDISHTTKYNYENGVSFCHNIATLKPKHFIGQSVLDYKLDISPAPTDISERLDFFGNTVTRFSIQQFHKELVVTARSIVDRDYNLEKNIPDECRNITLENAVKLLKGTQLEILDARQYILNSPLISRITPEIKKYAEISFKPNRSIYEASYELMQRIFTDFDFVSGFTNIATPLNVVMKEKKGVCQDFAQIAIACIRSIGLPARYVSGYIETLPPKGMVKLIGTDASHAWFSVYIPTFGWVDFDPTNNQIPKNQHIVVAHGRDYYDVPPLKGVIFSTGKNKMNVSVDIRPKVLK from the coding sequence ATGATATTTGATATTTCTCATACAACAAAATATAATTATGAAAATGGAGTTTCATTTTGTCATAATATAGCAACCTTAAAACCTAAACATTTTATAGGTCAATCTGTTTTAGATTATAAATTAGATATTAGTCCAGCACCTACTGACATTTCTGAAAGACTTGATTTTTTTGGAAATACAGTTACTCGTTTTTCAATCCAACAATTCCATAAAGAATTGGTTGTAACTGCGCGTAGTATTGTAGATAGAGATTATAATTTAGAGAAAAATATTCCTGACGAATGTAGAAATATCACTTTAGAAAATGCTGTAAAATTATTAAAAGGAACTCAATTAGAAATTTTGGATGCTCGACAATATATCTTAAATTCACCTCTAATTTCTAGAATAACACCAGAAATTAAGAAATATGCAGAAATATCATTTAAACCTAATAGATCAATATATGAGGCTTCTTATGAATTAATGCAGCGTATTTTTACCGATTTTGATTTTGTAAGTGGATTCACAAATATTGCTACACCATTAAACGTGGTGATGAAAGAAAAAAAGGGTGTATGTCAAGATTTTGCTCAAATTGCAATTGCCTGTATAAGATCTATTGGTTTACCAGCAAGATATGTGAGTGGTTATATCGAAACTTTACCTCCAAAAGGTATGGTAAAACTAATAGGTACAGATGCTTCTCATGCTTGGTTCTCTGTTTATATACCTACTTTTGGGTGGGTTGATTTTGATCCAACTAACAATCAAATACCAAAAAATCAACATATAGTTGTAGCACATGGAAGAGATTATTATGATGTACCTCCATTAAAAGGAGTTATATTTAGTACTGGTAAAAATAAAATGAATGTTTCAGTAGATATTCGACCAAAAGTCTTGAAGTAA
- a CDS encoding alpha-E domain-containing protein: protein MLARVANNLFWMGRYIERSEHLARYLNVNYFSSLDAPDDLAQSRQFVLRSIMYMVSNEIIDADKELKEEDVLYNVGLNKEKPYSIINSIIYAHENARSSRDLISTELFESINKLNHNVKGYSVPNFVKNGLYDFTCMITQSTSELRSKIKSTLLHDEVYAIIMLGVYLERIIQISRIINSKVSDATVENEFKIDLIDESYQWSTLLKCVFSYDMMRRFYKKTPTRRTTLEFIILNSKCPRSIKNCLNQIFKYICIISRFKDIPSNSSAFLIGKMKSEFEFKLIDEINDDLEGFMTKLITDLTEIAEKIEEDYFKLSNENIIKKDQKVEFNQ from the coding sequence ATGTTAGCAAGAGTAGCAAATAACCTTTTTTGGATGGGTCGTTATATAGAGCGGTCTGAACATCTAGCAAGGTATTTAAATGTAAATTATTTTTCTTCTTTAGATGCGCCTGATGATTTAGCACAATCCAGACAATTTGTATTAAGATCTATTATGTATATGGTTTCAAATGAAATTATTGATGCTGATAAGGAGTTGAAGGAAGAAGATGTATTATATAATGTTGGCTTAAATAAAGAGAAGCCTTATTCAATTATAAATTCTATTATTTATGCACACGAAAATGCAAGAAGTTCAAGAGACTTAATTTCAACAGAACTATTTGAATCTATTAATAAACTAAACCATAATGTTAAAGGATATTCGGTTCCTAATTTCGTAAAAAATGGACTGTATGATTTTACGTGTATGATTACCCAATCTACATCCGAATTAAGAAGTAAGATAAAAAGCACCTTATTACATGACGAAGTTTATGCAATTATAATGTTAGGGGTATATTTAGAAAGAATCATTCAAATTTCAAGAATAATTAATTCAAAAGTAAGTGATGCTACTGTAGAAAATGAATTTAAGATTGATTTAATTGATGAAAGTTATCAATGGTCTACACTATTAAAATGTGTATTTTCTTATGATATGATGCGTAGATTTTATAAAAAAACACCTACAAGAAGAACAACATTAGAGTTTATAATTTTAAATTCTAAATGCCCAAGGTCTATTAAAAACTGCTTAAATCAAATTTTTAAATACATTTGTATTATCTCAAGGTTCAAAGATATACCAAGCAATTCTTCGGCTTTTTTAATAGGGAAAATGAAATCAGAATTTGAATTTAAATTAATTGATGAAATAAATGATGATTTAGAAGGTTTTATGACTAAATTAATTACAGATTTGACAGAAATTGCCGAAAAAATAGAGGAGGACTATTTTAAACTTTCTAATGAAAATATAATTAAAAAGGATCAAAAAGTAGAATTTAACCAGTAG
- a CDS encoding circularly permuted type 2 ATP-grasp protein, producing the protein MKKPTSLPLFSTYEYDSRFYDELFEKNKEIRDIYKTLFNLFGTYSVNEFDRLNEQAKASFFNLGITFQVYGENEVEEKIFPFDLFPRIIGSKDWEVIEKGVLQRSKALNLFLWDLYHDQKIIKQGIVPLDLISSSDNFLSKMKGINPAGRIYNHISGTDLIKHSDGSYYVLEDNIRCPSGVSYVIGNRKAVKHALFGVFNQYNAHSVMDYGSHLLETMESVKPKGVDNPVCVIITPGVYNSAYYEHSFLAKQMGVMLVEGRDLFVKNGFVYMRTIYGPEKVDVIYRRIDDIFIDPLVFNPDSLLGVPGLFSVYKKGNVTLVNAPGTGVADDKAIYTYMPEIIKYYLDEDPILNNVHTYHCSRKKELDYVLKNIDKLVVKPVDESGGYGISIGNRLSKIEIEKVKETIKAAPRKYIAQPIMSLSTHPTYIEENDSFESRHVDLRTFTLLGKDKEFVLKGGLTRVALKKGNLVVNSSQGGGSKDTWVLKK; encoded by the coding sequence TTGAAAAAACCTACTAGCCTTCCTTTGTTTTCAACATACGAATATGATTCGAGATTTTATGACGAATTATTTGAAAAAAACAAGGAGATAAGAGATATTTATAAAACGCTTTTCAATTTATTTGGAACGTATTCTGTAAATGAATTTGACCGTTTAAATGAGCAAGCTAAAGCATCTTTTTTTAATTTAGGTATTACTTTTCAAGTGTATGGAGAAAATGAAGTTGAAGAAAAAATTTTTCCCTTTGATTTATTTCCGAGAATTATTGGTAGTAAAGATTGGGAGGTCATAGAAAAAGGTGTTTTGCAAAGGAGTAAAGCGTTGAATTTATTTCTTTGGGATTTGTACCACGATCAAAAAATAATCAAACAAGGTATAGTTCCTTTAGATTTAATAAGTTCTTCAGATAATTTTTTATCAAAAATGAAAGGTATAAATCCTGCAGGACGCATTTATAATCATATTTCTGGTACCGATTTAATAAAACATTCTGATGGTAGTTATTATGTGCTTGAAGATAATATACGATGTCCATCAGGTGTAAGTTATGTTATTGGAAATCGAAAAGCAGTAAAACATGCTCTTTTTGGAGTATTTAATCAATATAATGCTCATTCAGTAATGGATTATGGCTCTCATTTATTAGAAACAATGGAGTCAGTAAAGCCGAAAGGTGTAGATAATCCTGTATGTGTAATTATTACACCAGGAGTATACAATTCCGCTTATTACGAACATTCTTTTTTAGCAAAACAGATGGGTGTTATGCTTGTAGAAGGGCGTGATTTATTTGTGAAAAATGGATTTGTTTATATGCGCACAATTTATGGTCCAGAAAAAGTAGACGTAATTTACCGAAGAATTGATGATATTTTTATTGATCCTTTAGTTTTTAATCCAGATTCACTGTTAGGAGTTCCAGGATTATTTTCAGTATATAAAAAAGGAAATGTTACTTTAGTGAATGCTCCAGGAACTGGAGTAGCAGATGATAAGGCGATTTATACATACATGCCCGAAATTATAAAATATTATTTAGATGAAGATCCAATTTTAAATAATGTACACACATATCATTGTAGTCGTAAAAAAGAATTAGATTATGTTTTAAAAAATATAGATAAATTGGTTGTTAAGCCAGTAGATGAATCTGGAGGTTACGGAATATCTATTGGGAATCGACTTTCGAAAATTGAAATTGAAAAAGTAAAAGAAACAATTAAGGCTGCTCCAAGAAAATATATTGCACAACCAATAATGTCATTATCAACACATCCAACATATATTGAAGAGAATGACTCTTTTGAATCTCGCCATGTAGATTTAAGGACTTTTACATTATTAGGAAAAGATAAAGAATTTGTGTTAAAAGGTGGGCTTACTAGAGTTGCTCTAAAAAAAGGGAATTTAGTGGTAAATTCATCTCAAGGAGGTGGTTCAAAAGATACTTGGGTTTTAAAAAAATAG
- a CDS encoding cold-shock protein — translation MIKGTVKFFNDAKGFGFVTEEGSNKEHFVHISGLIDEIREGDEVEFELEEGRKGLNAVNVKVI, via the coding sequence ATGATTAAAGGAACAGTAAAATTTTTCAACGATGCTAAAGGATTTGGTTTCGTAACAGAAGAAGGTTCAAACAAAGAACATTTTGTGCACATTTCAGGTTTAATTGACGAAATTCGCGAAGGCGATGAAGTTGAATTTGAACTTGAAGAAGGAAGAAAAGGATTAAACGCAGTAAACGTAAAAGTTATCTAA